In one Candidatus Saccharibacteria bacterium genomic region, the following are encoded:
- a CDS encoding glycosyltransferase family 4 protein encodes MKIGFVLDDSLDKVDGVQQYILTLGRWLKSEGHQVHYLVGETKRTDIANVHSLSKNLQVHFNQNRMSTPLPAKKSAIKRLLSQKQFDVLHVQLPHSPFLAGRVISMAPKTTAIFGTFHIIPVSWREQIATRVLRLLVARSRRRIDRTFAVSMPAARFAKKAYGLQATVLPNAVAIAHYHGANQLPRYSDGKINIVFLGRLVERKGCMALLKAIELLHSKNELQNVRVLICGKGPLEHHLKEFVKYHHLSHVVTFCGFVSEQQKPRFLATANIAVMPSTGGESFGIVLVEAMAAGAEVVIGGDNIGYRTVLDNRSDQLVNPNDTKTFARKLRRFIRNPRARKAVDAWQQDWVQQFDVRVVGQQLIDEYEDVIAKRKTA; translated from the coding sequence ATGAAAATTGGCTTTGTGTTGGATGATAGCTTAGACAAGGTAGATGGCGTACAGCAGTACATTTTGACTCTAGGTCGTTGGCTGAAAAGCGAGGGGCATCAGGTGCATTATCTCGTCGGTGAGACGAAACGTACAGATATTGCCAACGTACATAGCTTGAGCAAAAATCTTCAGGTACATTTTAACCAAAACCGGATGTCAACGCCCCTGCCTGCGAAGAAATCCGCCATTAAGCGTTTGCTGAGCCAAAAACAGTTTGATGTATTGCATGTGCAACTACCTCACAGCCCCTTTTTGGCTGGTCGAGTTATTAGTATGGCGCCAAAAACCACCGCGATATTTGGTACATTTCATATTATTCCGGTTTCTTGGCGAGAACAGATTGCCACCAGGGTACTTCGGCTGTTAGTCGCGCGCAGTCGACGGCGCATTGACAGGACGTTCGCTGTTTCTATGCCGGCGGCTCGGTTTGCCAAAAAAGCGTACGGTCTACAAGCCACGGTTTTACCGAACGCAGTAGCGATTGCTCATTATCATGGAGCAAATCAATTACCGCGTTACAGTGACGGCAAAATTAATATAGTTTTTTTGGGTCGACTAGTTGAGCGCAAAGGTTGCATGGCATTATTAAAGGCGATTGAGCTGTTGCACAGTAAGAATGAGCTACAGAATGTACGGGTGTTAATCTGCGGAAAAGGACCGCTGGAACATCATCTGAAAGAATTTGTTAAATATCATCATTTAAGCCACGTGGTTACGTTTTGCGGGTTTGTCTCAGAGCAACAGAAACCGCGTTTTCTAGCCACTGCAAATATTGCTGTTATGCCGAGTACCGGCGGTGAAAGTTTTGGTATTGTTCTGGTCGAGGCGATGGCTGCTGGTGCTGAGGTGGTGATTGGCGGCGATAATATTGGCTATAGAACGGTTCTAGATAACCGATCTGACCAATTAGTTAACCCTAACGATACAAAAACGTTTGCCAGAAAATTGCGTCGATTCATACGCAACCCACGAGCGAGAAAAGCGGTTGATGCGTGGCAGCAAGATTGGGTGCAGCAGTTTGATGTACGAGTTGTTGGTCAACAGCTCATCGACGAATATGAAGATGTAATTGCGAAACGCAAAACTGCATGA